One genomic region from Mycoplasmopsis columbina encodes:
- a CDS encoding redoxin domain-containing protein, producing MKRTVQLGDATLTFVGQEAQLGQQLELKGAKAGDFAQSLATRIHDYAVLAVFPSSNTSVCDMQILELSKISETYPNFDYITFSVDLPSALADYKNLHPTGKVELYSDYYNHYVAKQLGLLIEEIHLMGRAMFILDKENKIIYKQINSQVKEQVDFASLKNELEKLSNLTK from the coding sequence ATGAAAAGAACAGTTCAATTAGGTGATGCAACTTTAACCTTTGTAGGTCAAGAAGCGCAACTAGGACAACAACTAGAATTAAAAGGAGCTAAGGCAGGAGATTTTGCTCAATCTTTAGCAACAAGAATCCATGATTATGCAGTTTTAGCAGTTTTCCCATCTTCAAACACAAGTGTGTGTGATATGCAAATTTTAGAATTAAGTAAAATATCAGAAACTTATCCAAATTTTGATTACATTACTTTCTCAGTAGATTTACCTTCAGCCTTAGCTGATTATAAAAATTTACATCCAACTGGTAAAGTTGAATTATATTCAGACTACTATAACCATTATGTTGCAAAACAATTAGGTTTATTAATTGAAGAAATTCACTTAATGGGTAGAGCAATGTTTATTTTAGACAAAGAAAATAAAATTATTTACAAACAAATCAATAGTCAAGTAAAAGAACAAGTTGATTTTGCAAGCTTGAAAAACGAATTAGAGAAATTGTCAAATTTAACTAAATAG